The window CCACGCCGCCTGCGCATCTTTCTTCACCGAGCGGCGCGTGCCGAGCGTGGCGGTGCGGCGCTCGACCGCCGAGTGATTGACGCGCAGCGCGTCGAGCCATGAGGCGTCGAACGGCACGCCGGGATTGCGCGCGCCATGCACCGAGGGCGCGATCGGAGCGCCACGCAGCACGACGATTGAGTGGGTTGGAGCGTCGGACATAGGGCCTGTTTTGTGCGATGCACAACAAATGCTGATTGCGTGTTAGCAGGCATCCTACATCACTTGAGAGAATCATAACAAGCGGTCGTTACGATTATTTCTAGACAGCGTCGCGGCACACGTTTGCCGGGGGAAAGGCGCGAGTTCGGCTCGCGAAAGCCAGAACCAGCGCGCCCAGCCGACCAGCGCGAGCAGCACGAGCCCTGCCGCCCCGAGCACGGGCGAGCGCAGCGACACCAGCGCGGCGAACGCGAAGAGGCGCCCGCCCGCGAGCAGCGCAAATCCGGCGATCGCGCTCGACAGTGCGTCGAGCCAAAGCATCGCGCGAGTGTGGAGGGAGGCGACGGGCCCGGTCATGATCGCGTTCTCCTTATCTATCGGTGGTGAGTTTTCGACTTACGCCATCCCCGGCGCGGCATCGAGAAAACCGGTGACAGCCGCAAGCCGCCCCGACGCGTCGACGACGCCAAAGTCCGAGCCCTTCACGATCGCGTCGCCGTCGGGTGTCCTCAGCTCCCACGAAAAGCGCAAGCGGTTGCCGAAGCCGTCGACGTCCGTCGTGCGGCGGAACGTGTGGCGCGGAAAGCGCTCGTGCACGGCGCCGATCATCGCGTCGATGCCGTCGTGGCCGTTTCCGGACAAGAGCGGATCGGCGTAGGACGCATCGGCGGCCCAGGTCGACGCGATCAGCTCGCGGCGATGCGCGGCGTCGAGTTCGTTCCAGGCTTCGAAGTAGCGGTCGATCAGTTCGATATGCGGGTTCATCGCAGACTCCATTCGGTGGGTGACTGGGAGGTTCGCGAGGCGATCGATTCGCATCGATGGCCATTCGCTTGGGATGAAGGATCGGCGATCGAGCGCCGCGGGTCGATTACTCGGCAGGTAATGCTTTTACGTTGGCGAGCGCGCCCTGCTGGCGTTGGCGCGCATCAAGGGTGCCGTAACGCGGCAAATGAACCGGCGCAATATCGACATACGGATAAATTCGTTAGACATATCCCGCGTATTGCGGAAACTGGTTGTCTGGCTAGTTTCCATTCGGACACTGCCACTAGAAACTCGCTGCGAGCCGTTCAGGAGAATTTAGGAGAATCGCCGTGCCAACCTGGAAGCCAGACCCTACGTTCTATCCGTCCGCA is drawn from Trinickia violacea and contains these coding sequences:
- a CDS encoding nuclear transport factor 2 family protein encodes the protein MNPHIELIDRYFEAWNELDAAHRRELIASTWAADASYADPLLSGNGHDGIDAMIGAVHERFPRHTFRRTTDVDGFGNRLRFSWELRTPDGDAIVKGSDFGVVDASGRLAAVTGFLDAAPGMA